The Ciconia boyciana chromosome 2, ASM3463844v1, whole genome shotgun sequence genome has a segment encoding these proteins:
- the CHST9 gene encoding carbohydrate sulfotransferase 9 isoform X1: MNLRQVFVSVLMFGVAGLLLFMYLQAWIEEQHTESGEKLQQQIINQDFTLPPPGMPRRAAWSRSTAPGLSKHKMTVLDDRHWQGKADPFGVVAATLVSQLSDQQKMSESPLRRFRGVYLPPALHPLKKTLVKGSKWKDVDSAQEKRRSFLHDFCKKYNSRKKLRTHLMHLVSRIYVEDRHKVLYCEVPKAGCSNWKRVLMVLNGLAASAHNISHDDVHYGKHLRKLDSYDLKGIYTRLNTYTKTIFVRDPMERLVSAFRDKFEHPNSYYHPVFGKAIIKKYRHNANEEALKTGSGVKFKEFIQYLLDSHRPVGMDIHWEQVSKLCYPCLINYDFIGKFETLEEDANYFLQLVGAPAELKFPKFKDRHSSDERTSAEVVKQYLKELSKEERQLTYDFYSLDYLMFNYTSPIV; this comes from the exons agtCTGGAGAAAAATTGCAACAACAGATAATTAATCAG GATTTCACACTCCCACCTCCAGGGATGCCGAGGAGAGCAGCGTGGAGCAGGAGCACTGCTCCTGGCCTCAGTAAGCACAAGATGACCGTCTTGGATGACAGGCACTGGCAGGGCAAGGCTGACCCTTTTGGTGTGGTGGCTGCCACCTTGGTGAGCCAACTGTCTGACCAGCAGAAGATGAGCGAGTCACCTCTCAGACGTTTCAGAGGGGTGTATTTACCTCCTGCACTGCACCCTTTAAAGAAGACATTAGTCAAGGGTAGCAAGTGGAAGGATGTGGATAGCGCCCAGGAAAAGCGCAGGTCCTTCCTGCATGACTTCTGTAAGAAatacaacagcagaaagaagctgCGAACCCACCTCATGCACCTGGTGTCAAGAATTTACGTGGAGGACAGGCACAAGGTCCTGTACTGTGAAGTGCCGAAAGCAGGCTGCTCCAATTGGAAAAGGGTCCTCATGGTGCTCAACGGACTCGCCGCTTCAGCACACAACATTTCCCATGACGATGTGCACTATGGAAAGCATCTAAGGAAACTGGACAGTTATGACCTAAAAGGGATATACACACGCTTGAACACGTACACCAAGACTATATTTGTACGTGATCCTATGGAAAGACTGGTATCTGCCTTCAGGGATAAGTTCGAACATCCAAACAGCTATTACCATCCAGTATTTGGGAAGGCAATAATTAAGAAGTATAGACATAACGCAAATGAAGAGGCATTGAAAACAGGATCGGGAGTTAAGTTCAAGGAGTTTATCCAATATTTATTGGATTCCCATCGCCCAGTAGGAATGGACATTCATTGGGAGCAAGTCAGTAAGCTCTGTTATCCCTGCCTCATCAACTATGATTTTATAGGAAAGTTTGAAACCCTGGAAGAAGATGCCAATTACTTTTTGCAGCTGGTAGGTGCTCCAGCTGAGCTGAAGTTTCCTAAATTCAAAGACAGACATTCCTCTGATGAGAGAACAAGTGCAGAAGTAGTGAAGCAGTACTTAAAGGAATTGTCTAAGGAGGAGAGACAGCTGACCTACGACTTCTATTCCTTGGATTACTTAATGTTCAATTATACATCACCAATTGTATAG
- the CHST9 gene encoding carbohydrate sulfotransferase 9 isoform X2, producing the protein MPRRAAWSRSTAPGLSKHKMTVLDDRHWQGKADPFGVVAATLVSQLSDQQKMSESPLRRFRGVYLPPALHPLKKTLVKGSKWKDVDSAQEKRRSFLHDFCKKYNSRKKLRTHLMHLVSRIYVEDRHKVLYCEVPKAGCSNWKRVLMVLNGLAASAHNISHDDVHYGKHLRKLDSYDLKGIYTRLNTYTKTIFVRDPMERLVSAFRDKFEHPNSYYHPVFGKAIIKKYRHNANEEALKTGSGVKFKEFIQYLLDSHRPVGMDIHWEQVSKLCYPCLINYDFIGKFETLEEDANYFLQLVGAPAELKFPKFKDRHSSDERTSAEVVKQYLKELSKEERQLTYDFYSLDYLMFNYTSPIV; encoded by the coding sequence ATGCCGAGGAGAGCAGCGTGGAGCAGGAGCACTGCTCCTGGCCTCAGTAAGCACAAGATGACCGTCTTGGATGACAGGCACTGGCAGGGCAAGGCTGACCCTTTTGGTGTGGTGGCTGCCACCTTGGTGAGCCAACTGTCTGACCAGCAGAAGATGAGCGAGTCACCTCTCAGACGTTTCAGAGGGGTGTATTTACCTCCTGCACTGCACCCTTTAAAGAAGACATTAGTCAAGGGTAGCAAGTGGAAGGATGTGGATAGCGCCCAGGAAAAGCGCAGGTCCTTCCTGCATGACTTCTGTAAGAAatacaacagcagaaagaagctgCGAACCCACCTCATGCACCTGGTGTCAAGAATTTACGTGGAGGACAGGCACAAGGTCCTGTACTGTGAAGTGCCGAAAGCAGGCTGCTCCAATTGGAAAAGGGTCCTCATGGTGCTCAACGGACTCGCCGCTTCAGCACACAACATTTCCCATGACGATGTGCACTATGGAAAGCATCTAAGGAAACTGGACAGTTATGACCTAAAAGGGATATACACACGCTTGAACACGTACACCAAGACTATATTTGTACGTGATCCTATGGAAAGACTGGTATCTGCCTTCAGGGATAAGTTCGAACATCCAAACAGCTATTACCATCCAGTATTTGGGAAGGCAATAATTAAGAAGTATAGACATAACGCAAATGAAGAGGCATTGAAAACAGGATCGGGAGTTAAGTTCAAGGAGTTTATCCAATATTTATTGGATTCCCATCGCCCAGTAGGAATGGACATTCATTGGGAGCAAGTCAGTAAGCTCTGTTATCCCTGCCTCATCAACTATGATTTTATAGGAAAGTTTGAAACCCTGGAAGAAGATGCCAATTACTTTTTGCAGCTGGTAGGTGCTCCAGCTGAGCTGAAGTTTCCTAAATTCAAAGACAGACATTCCTCTGATGAGAGAACAAGTGCAGAAGTAGTGAAGCAGTACTTAAAGGAATTGTCTAAGGAGGAGAGACAGCTGACCTACGACTTCTATTCCTTGGATTACTTAATGTTCAATTATACATCACCAATTGTATAG